The Pseudoalteromonas rubra nucleotide sequence CACCACGTACATCAACCCCTTCCCAAAAGGACGCGGTGCCCATTAAAACCGCATTACCATGGCGGACAAATTGCTCCAGAATAATCCGCTTTGATGCTTGCCCTTGCATAAACACCGGGTATTCTGTCGCAGTACTCAGTCCTTCATACACCAAGTGCATCACTCGATAACTGGTAAAAAGCAAAAACGTACGACCCTGGGCTGCATTGATCACTTGCTTTGCGATTTTAACCAACGCATGCGGCATCATTTCATCTTTGGTTTCAGGCAGATAACGGGGCAGACAAAGCATGGCCTGCGATTCATAGTCAAACGGGCTGTCGACAATGGCCTGATGATCTGGTGCCAGACCCAAACTGTCGTTAAAGTGCGCGAGGCTATTGTCCACCGATAAAGTTGCAGAGGTAAACACAAAGCTCGCTTCGCTTTTAGCCATCATGTCTTTAAATCGATTAGAAACATCCAACGGCGTGATATGAATTGTCAGGAAACGACGGGTGGTTTCGAACCAATAACTAAAGCCCGACTGAGTAACATCAAAGGCCCGGTCGAGTTGTCCTTTAAACGACAAAACCCGCTCCAGCGGATGTTCTATCTTATCAGAGCGGTCGAGGCACAACTTAAGCACCTGATATAAAAAGTCCAGATTACTGATCACCCTGTGCAGCGCATCGCAGATCACTTTGTCCTGCAACTTTTCTCGCCAGTCTCCCCTTGCACCTTCCCCCCCAAACACAAGTCGCAGATCGGCTACACTGGTCTCCAACTTATTCAGCGTTTTGCCCAGTTGCAACATATCCGGAATGTCACTTCGGTAAATCAACCTTAAATCATTAATGAGCGCCTGTAGCTGTTTAGTACTGATTGACTCACCAAAGTAATCAGATGCGATTTCACCAAGCTGATGCGCCTCATCAAAAATATAGGTATCTGCGGTTGGCATTAACTCTGCAAACCCCGATTCTTTCACCGACATGTCAGCAAAAAACAAATGGTGATTAATCACAACCAGATCGGCCTCCGTCGCTTTTAATCGGGCTTTACGTATATAACAGTCGGCAAAATCCGGACAATCCTTACCTAAGCAGTTGTCCGCAGTCGAGTTAACATAAGGCAGTACTTTGGCGTCTTCTTCAATACCCACACAGTCTGCGAGGTCGCCGCTTTGTGTTTCAGTAGCAAACTTAGCAACCATGGCCAGCTGGTGCATCACATCGGGGTCGTCACTTGGCACATGGGCCACATGTTCATTCAGCCGATAAGTACACAGATAATTCGCTCTACCCTTTAACAAAGCAACCTTACGGCCTTTGCCAAGCGCTTTAAGTAGCTCCGGCAAATCTCTATGATACAGCTGCTCCTGCAGAGCTTTTGAGCCGGTTGAGATGATCACCTTTTTATCGTTCAGAAGTGCAGGAACCAGATAAGCAAATGTCTTACCTGTCCCGGTACCCGCTTCCACCACACACTGTCCACCCTCTTTGACCACCTGATCTATGGCTTCGGCCATATCGATTTGAGGTTGTCTTGGCTGATAACCGCTAAAATGGTGAGCCAGGGGACCGTTTTCTGAAAAGTACTGAGTGATAGACAAAATTAAAGCACTGCATAATGACTGGGCGAGGCAATTTTAGGGTGGATAAGGGGCAAGCGCAAGTAGGCATGGTTGTGTATCGTGGTCCGTCAGATCCTTTAAGTTCTGTATTCTCTGGTGCACCTGGAGTGATGTTATACCACATTACACGTACTCCGAGAAAAGAGGTACCTGGCTCTATAGCCCTAGAATAGTTGAGTTCTGTCAATATACGGCGCCAATTCACTTTTATGACCTAGGTGGCTTTTCGCCTGTGAGATAGCCAAGTTTTACAATAGGTTGGAGCAAGACCTAATTCCTTGAAAGGAGAATTTCACTAGGCAAGCTTAGTATCTCAGGTTATAAACCTTATGATTTTAACATAAAAAAGCCAGCTACTGCTGGCTTTAAGTAATAAGTATTCCGAAATTTTAACTGAGATATAGTTCCAGGTAAAAGAACATATTAAGCGCTATAAGTTTCATTTAGAATTAGCCCAACCAATTACAACTTCTTTTAGCGGGACATTCGATTCAATAATGATAGTGTCATAACTTTTTCCTAATTCAGCATTTTTAGGATACTTAAATGATAAATCCATTGAATTTTTACTTGTCGAATATCCCACACTCCTTAGCGTTATCTTATCTCCTGCACTACTTTCAATTAGGTGAACAACAACACTGCCTTTAGGAAACTTTTCAGACAAAACATCCAATTTTTCTATTACATCCCCACCTAAAAATTCATCAACCATTGCTGTAACATCAATATTAAGCCTCGCATTGTAATTTAAAGCGTCAATAGAGTCTGTTAAGTTGAATTTATGCTGACCATTAATAGTAATAGGCTCAGGTGTTAACAACACAAACTTAGACAAGAAAAGTATCTTTAAAAGCTCAATCATTATTTGATATTTCTCCCTTTAAACTTCTTTTATCACGGGCTATTCTCTAGGAAAAAGCAGCGCTGTAATGCTTGAAAGCCTGTTAAAATAATTTTGTTCAACAGTATCGATGCCAGATAACTGCGAGGTTGCCTTTGCCTGGCCCCCTGAATTACTGCACACTATAACTTCGACCATATCAAATTAAAGGTCATAGCTGATAACCATTAAAGTGTCGAATCAATTGAGCATTTTCTATAACGTACAAATTGGCAGACAACGTCAAAGCACTGGATAATGACTGGGCGAGGCAGTTTTATGGCATATAAAGAGTAAGCGCAAATAGGTATGGCTTAGTCGAGTCAGTGTGGCTTTACATAGCGGTACATCAGAACCTTTTCAACATTCTCTGGTACACAGGGAGTGTTGCCTATATCACGCTCGACACACTAGTAACTTTTATGCAATAACAAGCAAACTATTAAACACAGTAACTAGGATACGTATTTCTTAAGCAGAATAAAATTAAAATGCTCTCAACCTTTTTATAAAGGCTCTATTTTAACAGAAAAATAAACCCCGCCTGAAAACGGGGTTTATTTCCTTTGGGAATCTTATAAACACGAACTCTAAATATCAGAGTTCAGTGCATATATTAAACTTTACTTTTTCAGGTACCCCCCTGAAAAAACTCAACTACCTCACTATAGAAGTAAAATAAGTTGCCACCTTTATCCAGGAAGAGATACCAAAGTGACACTAAAATAGCGAACACCCCCAAGAAAAGAATTCCTAAAGCACTACCAGCGATTCCTGAAGCTGGAGAGCCCTTTGGAAGCTTCCCAAACCCATAGCGAGCAAAAGCAATATATGATAGCCGTATATAATAAATGCCCGCAGGCAGAACCAGTACTACAATACCTAACGTAAAAAGAGTATAGATAAATAAGTCGAACCAGTTATTGATTTCCAATATTACCTCCTATGACAGCTCCTATTGCAGTACCATGTTGCCCATAATTTACTGGTGTCGATACGGATGGATCAAAAATAGTTGTGTTAGGCGCCTTGTAAATATTCTTGCCAATATTGCCTGCTACATTTCCAGCCAACCCTCCGGCAGCTCCAAGTAAAGCACTCCTCGCCACCTTTTCAACATCTATTTTTTCACGACATCCCGATTTAGAATTATTAGACTTATCAGCTTCCTGATAAGAGGTATTAATAGCTCCTCCTAGCGCACCTGCAAGAGTAGCCCTAACTGCAGTTGAGCCAAAACCACCTAAAGCGCCAGTCCCAGCAGCCACAGCCAATCTACCTAAATGCAATTCTCGGGAACTAAGCTGATTATAGCCTTCATAAGCGAGGTTTATGAAGGCACCGATCACTTGCGGCACCCATAACCCATTGGGGTCGATATTGCTTACAGGATTACTTACTGCATAAATGTAAGTGTTACTACCCCCCTTCAAACCAATCGGATCAGACTGAAGATATCTGCCAGAATTAGCATCATAGTCCCGGAAAATATTATACCACGAGTCTTTTTCAGCGTCGTAGTATTGACCAGGGAAGCCAATATTGAAGCCTCCGACGCTATCCAGGATCACACTGCGGTTGAATGCATAAAGTTCAGCCTGCCAGACGACCTGCTTTGATGCATCCGTAAGCAGCTCCGGGCGACCCAAATGATCGTTGTGTACATAGTAGACTTGGTCATTGTTAATATAAGCAACAACTTGCCCGTTGAAGTAAATGTATTGCTTTTGTGTCCCCTCTGCCATTAGCTGCCCACTCTGACTGTAAATAAAGTGGGTCTCAGTATCGTCTACCTTTTTAGATACACGTAAGCCCAAAGCATTGTACTTGTATTGCACACCACCTGACACACCAACGAGGCGATTGAAGTTGTTATAGGTATAGCTACGTTTACCATCATTAATAATGTTACCGTTGCTATCGTAACTGAGTGAGAATGTTCCCTCCGATCCTGCAATTTTACTCAAACGGTTGCTGTTGGATGCGTAAGTCAGAACATCATCCCCTTTATCTGCTCGCTTTATAAACGGAATAACGGTCGAAACACGACCGTGCAACACCAGCCAACCAGCTTTCTTTTCGCCCATGGATGACTCTTTCTTTCGATTGCCGACTCTATCATAGCTATAAGTGCTCCCGATGCCGCTAGTGCCTTGTTGCTCGGAGGTCAATCGACTTGCACTATCATAACCCAGGTTGCGCGAAGCATCGGCGTTCTGTTTGTTGGTAATACTGCTAATCAATCCCGATTTGCCATAGGCATATGTCAAATCCTGCACCCCAGACGTTTTGATAGAGGAGATTCTGTTGCCGCCGTCACGGGCTAAGGTTCTCTTAAGACCATTACCGAAGTTAAACCCCGTATTTGCACCAGTAGCGTTATAAGAGATATTTGAAATCAACGTTCGGTTCGTACCATTCGTATTGACTAACACACGACTTACTGTGTTGTCTTTGTTATACTCATAGACAACCTTGTTCCCCCCTGGGTAGGTAATTTGTGAAAGCCTGCCATACTGGTCGTAATCATGACTCGTTCTGTAGCCTATGCCATTTATCGTATTTGTTTGGGTTGTGGGGTTACCGGCACCATTGTAACCAAAAGAGGTAGAACCAGATGGGTCGGTAATTTCAGATAATAAACCATTGCGATACTTGAAACGATGTAATTTCCCATTAGCGCTTAAGCGGATTAACCTACCGTGTTCGTCATAGTAATAATATATTTTATTGCCTTTCGCATCCGTTTTTTGCTTCAACATACCGTTATCATAGTAATAAAAATGTGTTGAACCGGTATCGGGGCTTTGTATTTTCTTTACTGTACCATCAGAGTTGTGGCTATAAATAGTTGTGTTAAAACGCGCATCTCTGACAGAACTAAGTTTATCATCGTTATAGTTATATTCAGTAATGCCACCATCCGGAGCTGACTCAGCAATAACTCGATTTAGGCCATCATATGTATAGCTGGTAATACTACCACGAGCGTCTTCTATGGATAATATGTTACCTACATTATCATAAGTGTACTCTCTTAATAATTTACCATTGAGCGACTCAGTGAGCTTTCTTCCAAGCTCATCATAAGTTGCTGACGCTAGGCTGTGCTTTTGGCTGGTATTGGATGATTTATAAAACTGCTGAGACAGGATGTTACCCATTTTGTCAAGCGTAAAGCTAACCACATCACCATTATTTTTTTGGATCTTTGTTAGTCTGAATGCCTGATCGTAGGTGTAATCGATAACTAGCCCAGTTGAGTGTTTTTCTTGTGTGACCTGTTGCATCACATTGTATTTATACTCAATCTTAGCTTGGGACTGACCATCCGTAGTAACTTTAGTTTTGACTTCACCTCGCGGATAATAAGTAAATGTCTCAACCAAACCAGTTGGGTAGGCTATCTTGCCAACTCTGCCAAGTGCATCGTAGGACGAATAAGCCGTTCTTAGCCCTTTCTCTATTATTTGGGTTAAGTTGCCTTTTGTATCGTAATAGTAGAAGCTGGGCGAATCACCAAGTTTACTGGCCTCTACCTTAATTGTATTAATCTGATTATTGCTATAATAGGTGTAGGTTGTGTTAA carries:
- a CDS encoding RHS repeat-associated core domain-containing protein produces the protein MKISVKKSALYLALFTTNLTLTTHTYIDEETSEDVQTLEWGWGINSANAYSQDDCTDCYSGPPPCKADECMVVTPGDDFDDYEPLDINNYLDSDPNNYYDAYTGDSLGGGGNSVKEENECTTAGNPVRYQDGAKVEEFVDFIGGGLNPISISRTYDSSAAVNGSFGWYWRTILDVKLENFSGPGQYHRHYSFYKVLDNGKKVYFKSLDGVNYEATGDVEKYMKGATVVKKSNGTFEFTSSKGDKELYSADGKLIKVTLENGVSHSFIRTPGLIKIESSNGNYVKLVTSGGRVVKLIDQLGHEYTYNYYKEPILSDSYSLKSVTFPDGNSISYTYANSSYINSEYNYKKLTGVYYNSVRYSWFEYESDGNRAISSSHAHGIDKHTFKYESGFGGKTVEITNPLGHKVKYGFEGGKETEKQSLPSTYCPGMSLVKTYDDNGYIKTVTNENGYVTEYGYNAVGDVITKVVAKGTKEEALYSFIWNENRKISSEAGPGYIINYTYNSKGDISRREKTDHNLSVIQYVNTTYTYYSNNQINTIKVEASKLGDSPSFYYYDTKGNLTQIIEKGLRTAYSSYDALGRVGKIAYPTGLVETFTYYPRGEVKTKVTTDGQSQAKIEYKYNVMQQVTQEKHSTGLVIDYTYDQAFRLTKIQKNNGDVVSFTLDKMGNILSQQFYKSSNTSQKHSLASATYDELGRKLTESLNGKLLREYTYDNVGNILSIEDARGSITSYTYDGLNRVIAESAPDGGITEYNYNDDKLSSVRDARFNTTIYSHNSDGTVKKIQSPDTGSTHFYYYDNGMLKQKTDAKGNKIYYYYDEHGRLIRLSANGKLHRFKYRNGLLSEITDPSGSTSFGYNGAGNPTTQTNTINGIGYRTSHDYDQYGRLSQITYPGGNKVVYEYNKDNTVSRVLVNTNGTNRTLISNISYNATGANTGFNFGNGLKRTLARDGGNRISSIKTSGVQDLTYAYGKSGLISSITNKQNADASRNLGYDSASRLTSEQQGTSGIGSTYSYDRVGNRKKESSMGEKKAGWLVLHGRVSTVIPFIKRADKGDDVLTYASNSNRLSKIAGSEGTFSLSYDSNGNIINDGKRSYTYNNFNRLVGVSGGVQYKYNALGLRVSKKVDDTETHFIYSQSGQLMAEGTQKQYIYFNGQVVAYINNDQVYYVHNDHLGRPELLTDASKQVVWQAELYAFNRSVILDSVGGFNIGFPGQYYDAEKDSWYNIFRDYDANSGRYLQSDPIGLKGGSNTYIYAVSNPVSNIDPNGLWVPQVIGAFINLAYEGYNQLSSRELHLGRLAVAAGTGALGGFGSTAVRATLAGALGGAINTSYQEADKSNNSKSGCREKIDVEKVARSALLGAAGGLAGNVAGNIGKNIYKAPNTTIFDPSVSTPVNYGQHGTAIGAVIGGNIGNQ
- a CDS encoding ATP-dependent DNA helicase, translating into MSITQYFSENGPLAHHFSGYQPRQPQIDMAEAIDQVVKEGGQCVVEAGTGTGKTFAYLVPALLNDKKVIISTGSKALQEQLYHRDLPELLKALGKGRKVALLKGRANYLCTYRLNEHVAHVPSDDPDVMHQLAMVAKFATETQSGDLADCVGIEEDAKVLPYVNSTADNCLGKDCPDFADCYIRKARLKATEADLVVINHHLFFADMSVKESGFAELMPTADTYIFDEAHQLGEIASDYFGESISTKQLQALINDLRLIYRSDIPDMLQLGKTLNKLETSVADLRLVFGGEGARGDWREKLQDKVICDALHRVISNLDFLYQVLKLCLDRSDKIEHPLERVLSFKGQLDRAFDVTQSGFSYWFETTRRFLTIHITPLDVSNRFKDMMAKSEASFVFTSATLSVDNSLAHFNDSLGLAPDHQAIVDSPFDYESQAMLCLPRYLPETKDEMMPHALVKIAKQVINAAQGRTFLLFTSYRVMHLVYEGLSTATEYPVFMQGQASKRIILEQFVRHGNAVLMGTASFWEGVDVRGDTLSCVLIDKLPFTSPDDPLLQARMKDAQLQDKEPFDEIQLPLAVIALKQGVGRLIRDKKDKGVLIICDNRLVTRKYGETFIKSLPPMSRTRDLDKALSFLENIDQHEI